In Bordetella genomosp. 10, the genomic window CCGCGAAGACCAGGACATTTTTGCGCTGGCCAGCCAGGAAAAGGCCGTCAAGGCCCAGCAGTCCGGCTTCTTCGACACGGAATTGACGCCGGTGTCGGTGCCGCAGAAGAAGGGCGATCCGGTGCTGGTCGACAAGGACGAGCATCCGCGTTCGACCAGCCTGGAAGCGCTGGCCCGCCTGAAGGGCGTGGTGCGCGAAGGCGGTTCGGTGACGGCGGGCAACGCCTCCGGCGTCAATGACGGCGCCGCCGCCTTGCTGCTGGCGAGCGAAAGCGCCTTGTCGCGCCACGGTCTGAAGCCGCGCGCCCGCGTGGTCGGCATGGCCACCGCCGGCGTGCCGCCGCGCATCATGGGCATGGGCCCGGCGCCGGCCACGCGCAAGGTGCTGGCCCTGACCGGCCTGACGCTGGAACAGATGGACGTCATCGAGTTGAACGAAGCCTTTGCCGCCCAGGGCCTCGCCGTCCTGCGCGACCTCGGCATCGCCGACAACGATCCGCGCGTGAATCCCAACGGCGGCGCCATCGCCCTGGGCCATCCCCTGGGCGCCAGCGGCGCGCGCCTGGCCACGACCGCCGTCAACCAACTGGAACGCAGCGGCGGGCGCTACGCGCTGTGCACCATGTGCATCGGCGTCGGCCAGGGCATCGCCGTGATCCTGGAACGCGTGTAGGCACGCGGGAAAAGTTGCGGCGCAAGCCGCCTTGAAAGCCGCGGCATCCGTCCGAAGCAAAAACCCCCAGGCGCTGCCTGGGGGTTTTTACATTCCGTTTTTACATTTCTTAACCAAATGTGCCGGCGCCTTCAGGGCAGGCCGTCGATTTTCTTGCCGGCGCCGATGCCGTGGTCGTTGAACCAGCCCTGCGCCATTTCCAGCGCATAGCGCACCGGCTTCTTCGAGCAATGGGTGTCGTCGGTCTCGGGCGCCATGTCGGCGACGTTGACGATGGTGCCGTCGTCGGCGATGAAGGCGATGGACAAGGGCAGCGGCGTGTTGTGCATCCAGAAGCATTGCAGGTCGGGATCGTCGAACACGAACAGCATGCCGTCGTTGGCTTCCAGCGATTTGCGGAACATCAGGCCGCGCCGCCGGCTGTCTTCGGTGTTGGCGATCTCGGCATGGATCACGTGGATGCCCGCCGCCAGTTGCACGGTGCGCAGCGTGGGCTGCGCGGCCGTGATTTCCTCGGCCCGGGCGGCGCCCGCGCCGGCGGTGAAGGTGGCGGCAAAGGCGAAGAGCAGGGCGGCCATCGCGGCGCCGCGCCCTCGCTTGAAACTGGATCGGGTGGGCGACGGGGCAGCGCTGGTATGCATCATGACAACTTGAGTGAGGGTGGGCGGGGAGGACCGGCCGCGCGGCAGGCGCAAAGACAAAAAGGCAGGGCGTTCGCCGCCCCGCCTTCGTCGTATGGTACCCGAAGACGCCGAGAAAACCCGGCCCGATCGCTCAGGCGGAGGTAATATTCAGTGCCTGCTTGCCTTTGGGGCCCTGGATGATCTCGAAAGACACCTTTTGGCCTTCTTTTAAGGTCTTGAAACCATTCATCTGGATAGACGAGAAGTGGGCGAAGAGGTCTTCACCGCCGTCGTCCGGCGTGATGAAGCCGAAGCCCTTCGCGTCGTTGAACCATTTAACGGTTCCGGTTGCTTTTGGATTGTCCCCCTGGACAGCGGTTGCGGTCGTATCAGACATGCGGACTGCCTCATGAATCGTATGTTGACTGAAGGGCTCCCCGGCCGGGCCGTCCCCCCCTTTTGGTCCTCGCCGCTAACAGTGGCCTGAAAACGGCAAGAATTGCGCGAATAATGCGCTTGTTTTCTTTCGTGCGTCAAGTATGGAAACTACGCATTTCTACATGTAAAAGTGGCCCATTTGTGTGCCACCTATTCACGGTTTAAATAAAATACCGCCGCTATGAGCACAAGCATGGATACCCAACACGATCTGGTCGTTGAAAAGGAGGCCGCGCGCACCGCGCCGCCCCCGATGTACCAGGTTGTGCTGCTCAATGACGACTACACCCCCATGGAGTTCGTGGTGAAGGTGCTGCAGAAATTTTTCGGCAAGAATCAAGAAGAAGCGACCCGGATCATGTTGCAAGTTCATCACGAAGGCAGGGGCGTATGCGGGGTTTATCCCCGTGACGTCGCGGCGACGCGCATCGCCCAGGTGGGCCAGTATGCGCGCGCCAAACAGCATCCATTGCAATGCGTGATGGAACCGGTTTGAGCCGGTTTCGCGCGGTTTGAAGTTGGGACGGCGATATAGGGCGCCGGCGTAATTTTTAAAATCAAAATATCTTTTTATAAATGTGTTGATATTAATCAAGACATTTATCGGGTAGCTGTCGCTTTCGCGGCATGGGAGAGGGGTTTAGCGTGAGCAAAAACAAGGGCGTGTTGGGGGCGGTCGCGGCCGTCGTCATAGTCTTGCTTGTGGCGGTCGTGATGTTCCTGAAGCGGTCCCCGGAGCCTCCGGCGCCGGCCGCGCAACCCTCCAGCGCGCCCACGGCGGCGCCCGCGGCCTCGGGCACCGTCACGCCGGCGGCCCCGGCGGCCCCGGCGGCGCCGGCGCTGCCGTCGACGGCCACCGTGGGCGCGGCCGATCCCTTCGGCACCCTGTCGTGCAAGGCGCGCCAATACGCGGACAGCCTGTCGCTGGCGGTGACCTTCACCCAGCCGGTCGACCGCAAGTCCGAGCTCAGCCGCTTCATCGAAGTCATCGACACCGGACCGCTGAAAAGCGGCGATGCCGCGCAAGCGGCTTCCGACGGCGCGTCCAAGGCCAAGGCCGCCACCGCCGCCACGGATTCCGGCAAGACGGTGCAGGGGTCCTGGACGGTGGGAGACAACCCCCGCATGATCTATTTCCCCTACGTCGTGCCGCAGCACCGCTACGTCATCCGCCTGCGCGCCGACCTGCCCGGCGCCGGCGACAAGGTGACGCTGGGTTCCCCGGCCCATTGCGACGTGGAAACCGAGGCCATGCCGCCGTCCTTCTATTTCGCCAGCAAGGGCGTGGTGCTGCCGGCCGGCCAGAACGGCGGCCTGCCGGTGACCACGGTCAACATGCCGGAAGTGGACGTGCAATTCCTGCGCATCGCGCCCGAGCGCGTGCCCGAGTTCTTCGACGCCGTCGTCGGCAACCGCGGCAGCGCGAACGACGATGACGACGACGAGCGCGACTACAACGATTACTACGGCAACCGGTCGCTCAAGGGCCTGGTCAGTTCCTGGGACCTGGAGCGCCTGACGTCGCTCAGCACCAGCGTCTACCAGGGGCGCTTCCTCACCGACGACAAGCCGAACCGCAGCCATGTCACCTTCCTGCCGGTCGAGGGCATCAAGGAACTGCAGGAGCCGGGCATCTATATCGCGGTCATGAGCCAGCCCGGCCATTTCCGCGAGGAATACCAGACCACCTATTTCTACGTCAGCGACATCGGCCTGCACGCGCGCCGCTACGCCAACCGTATCGAGGCCTATACGGTCTCGCTCAAGCAGGGCCAGGCGATTTCCGGCGACACCGTCGAACTGATCGACGCCAGCGGCAAGACGCTGGCCAAGGCCGCCGCCGATGCCCAGGGCCACGTGCGTTTCGACGGCTCCTTCGACAAGGCGCGCGTCATCCGCGCCTCGCGCGGCAAGGAAATGACGGTGCTGTCGCTGGGCGATCCGGCGCTGGACCTGTCGGAATTCGACATCCAGGGCCTGCCTTCGGTCGACAACAACCTGTTCGTCTACGCCGGGCGCGATCTTTATCGCCCGGGCGAAACCTTCAACGTGTCCGTGCTGCCGCGCGACGCCGACGGCCGTCCGCTGTCCGGCGCGCCGCTGACCGCGACCATCAAGCGTCCCGACGGCCGCACCGTGCAGACCGCGCTGTGGAGTCCCGACAAGGACGGCCCCAGCTACGTGCGGCACGCCATCGAGCTGCCGCTGGACGCGCAGACCGGCACCTGGATGCTGGAGCTGCGCGTGGACCCGGCCGCGCGCCGCGCCGACGCCACCTGGCCCTTCAAGGTCGAGGAATTCCTGCCCGAGCGCATGAAGCTGTCGCTGCAGGCCGACGACGGCCCGCTGGGTCCCGGCGATCCGCTGGACATCGACGTGCAGGGGGATTATCTGTACGGCGCGCCGGCCGCCGGCAATCGCCTGCTGTCCAGCTTCACGGTCAAGCGCGACCGCTTTGCGCAGGCGCAGAAGTGGCCGGGCTTCATCTTCGGCGACGTCAACGACGACAGCATCAAGCACTACGAGGAACTGCCGGAATCGCAACTGGACGACAAGGGCCACGGCGCCATCGAGGTCGACACCTCCAACTACAAGGATGCGTCCTCGCCGCTGAAGGTCCGGGTCTCGGCCAGCCTGCTGGAGTCGGGCGGCCGTCCCGTGGTGCGCTCCATCGAACGCAGCATCTGGCCCGCCGACAAGCTGATCGCCGTGCGCCCGCTGTTCGACGACGACGTCGCGCGCGAGGGCGCGCCGGCGAATTTCGAGGTCATCCGCGTCGACGGCAAGGGCGAACCGGCCCCGCTGGCCCAGGCCCAGGTGCGTCTATATAAGGAAGAGCGGCGCTACTACTGGCGCTACGACGACCAGCGCGGCTGGAACAGCGGCTATACCGACACCGAGGAACTGGTCGACTCGCGCGTGGTGGCCCTGCAAGGCCGCCTGCCGATGAGCCTGCCGGTGAACTACGGCCGCTATCGCCTGGAGATCAACGATCCCGAGACCAAGCAGACCCTGAAGTACCGCTTCTACGCGGGCTGGGGCGCGCAGGACGACGAGGCCGCCGGCAACCGCCCCGACCGCGTGCAGATGAAGCTGGAGAACGTGCCGGCCAAGCCGGGCGACAAGGTCAAGCTCACGCTGACCCCGCCGCACGACGGCCAGGCGCTGGTCACCGTGGAAGGCGACCGCATGCTGTGGTCGACCTGGGTGGCGGCCAAGGCCACCGGCACGGAAGTCGAGATCCCGATCGATCCCGCCTGGAAGCGCCACGACCTCTACGTGGGCGCGGTGGTGTTCCGTCCGGGCAGCGCGGGCGACCGCGTCACCCCGGCGCGCGCGGTGGGCCTGGCCTATCTGCCCTTGCAGGCCGAAGGCCGCAAGCTGGACGTGCACCTGACGGCGCCCGCCAAGGTGCAGCCGGAAACCCGCACGACGGTCAAGATCAAGGTGGACGGCGCGGCCAACAAGAAGGCCACGGTCACCCTGTCGGCGGTCGACGTCGGCATCCTGAACATCGACCAGTTCCAGACTCCCGATCCCTTCAACTTCTTCTTCGGCAAGCACCGCTACGCGCCCGACCTGCTGGACATGTACGGCAAGCTGATCGAGAAGATGGACGGCACCCAGGGCCGCCTGAAGTGGGGCGGCGACGCCGCCATGCGCGGCGACACCAAGACGCTGCCGAAGAAGGTCAAGCTGGTGGACCTGTTCTCCGGGCCGGTGACGCTGGACGACAAGGGCGAGGCGGAGATCCCGCTGGACCTGCCGGACTTCAACGGCACGCTGCGCCTGATGGCCGTGGCCTTCACCAACGAGCAATACGGCAACGCCGAGGCCGAAATGGTGGTGGCCGCGCCCATCGTCGCCGAGCTGAGCACGCCGCGTTTCGTCACGCCCGGCGACGAGGCGGCCATCGCGCTGGACGTCACCAACCTCAGCGGCGCGACGCGCAAGGTCACCGTCAAGCTGGAGGCCAACGATCCGCTGGCCATCGCCGACGGCGAGCGCACCGTGACGCTGAAGGACAAGCAGCGCACCACCGTCCGCTTCACCGCCACCACGTCCGGTTCGTACGGGCTGGGCCTGATGCGCCTGACCGTGGACGGGGAGGGCGGCGACAAGCCCGTGCACATCGTGCGCGAGTCGGTGCTGCAGGTGCAGCCGGCCCAGGCCGCCGAGCGCCAGGTGCGCCGCCTGCGCCTGATGCCGGGCGAGACCTCGGCCACGCAGGCCGACTGGGTGGCCAAGTACTATCCCGACTCCACCACCGTCAGCCTGACGATGTCGACTGAACCGCCGTTCAACGTCGCGCGCCTGGTGCATGACCTGCTGGCGTATCCGTATGGCTGCACCGAGCAGACCGTCAGCGCCACCTTGCCGTGGCTGCTGATGGACGCCGAAACGGCCAAGCGCTACGACGTCGACAGGTTCTCGCCCACCTTGCGGCAGGAGAAGGTCGACGGCGCGCTGGCGCGGCTCTCGGGCATGCGTGCGTCCAACGGTTCCTACTCCCTGTGGGGTGGCGACAGCGGCAGCCGCGACATCTGGCTGACGGCCTATGCCACCGGCTTCATGCAGGACGCCCGCGACCGCGGCTTCACCGTGCCGGACGCGACCATCGAGCGTTCGCGCAACTGGCTGTTGCAGCAGGTGCAGCAGACCGGCAGCAGCTTCGGCACCTGGTCGGCCAACCTGAAGCGCGGCGTCGAAGCCGGCCGCGTCGGCTCCAACGAGTTGAACGTGCTGCGCGAAGACCATCGCCGCTTCGCCGGCCTGGCCGCCGCCGCGCTGGTCCTGGCGCGCGACGGCAAGGCGCCGCTGTCCACCGTGCGCCAGCTCTACGACAACTACCAGGAACGCGCGCGTTCGCCGCTGCCGCTGGTGCAACTGGCCGCCGCCTTCAAGCTGATGGGCGACGAGGGCCGCATGAAGGCCGCGCTGGACCAGGCCATGACGCGCCAGTACGGCATGGCCTTCATCTCCGGTTCCTCGGCCTACGTCGACGAGTGGATGGGCGACTACGGCACCGCGGTGCGCGACCTGGCCCTGTCGTACGCGCTGATGGCGCAATACGACCTGCGCCACGATCGCCGCGAAACGCTGCTGACCGACCTGGCTTCGCGCCTGGGCGGCCGGTCCTACTTCTCCACGCAGGAGCAGATGGCCCTGCTGCTGGCGGCCCGCGCCGCCGGCGGCAAGCAGAACTCGCCGTGGGAAATGACGCTGGCCAACGGCACGGTGCGCAAGGTGGTGCAGGCCACGGGCGACCAGACCGTGTCCCTGCGGGCCGGCGACATGGGCGGCCTGCAACTGGTCAACTCGGGCAGCCAGCCGGTGTTCGCCGAACTGGACATCCAGGGCAGCAGCGTCAACCCGCCGGCGCCGCGCGCCGACGTCATCCGCGTGCAGCGCCGCTGGTATCGTCCCGACGGCACCGCCTGGGACGGCGGCACGCTGCAGACGGGCGACATGCTGGTGGCCTGGATCCGCGCGGACGCGACCCGTCGCATCCCCGAGGGCCTGGTGATCGACCGCGTGCCGGCCGGCCTGGAAGTGGAAAACCTCAACCTGACGCAGAACCCGGACATGAACGACTGGACCATCGGCGGCCGCCGCGTGGCCGACGCCTTGTCCAATCCCAATATCAAGCACACCGAATTCCGTGACGACCGCTACGTCGCCGCGGTGTCGCTGGGCAGCGGCGCGGTGGATATCTTCTATCTGCTCCGGGTGGTCACGCCCGGCAAGTTCGCGGTCCCGTCGACGGTGGCGGAAGACATGTACCGTCCGGAACTGCGTGGCGTAGGCGATCAATGGAGCAAGATAGAAGTGCGCGACCGCACGGCGCGGGCGAAGTAGGGCGGCGCCCGGCCTGGCGCCGGCGCGCGCGCCGCCTGTGCAGGGCGGCGCTCGCGGCGGTGGCCGTGATGGGCGTGCTGTTGCTGGCGCTGGACCGGCTGTTTCCCTTGCCGGCGCCGTATGCCGACGGCGCCACCGTGGTGGTGGCGGCCGACGGCACGCCGCTGCGCAACTATCCCAGCCGCGACGGCATCTGGCGCTATCCCGTCACGCGCGACCAGGTCTCGCCGCTGTATCTGCAGTCCCTGCTGACCTACGAGGACCGCTGGTTCCGCTGGCACCTGGGCATCAACCCGGTGGCCATGGCGCGCGCGGGCTGGCAGTGGGCGGTGCACGGCCACATCGTCTCCGGCGGCTCGACGCTGACCATGCAGGTGGCGCGCCTGATCGACCCGCAACTCAACGGCAAGCCCTCGCGCTCCATCGGCGCCAAGCTGCGCCAGGTCTGGCGCGCCGTCCAGTTGGAGATGCACTACAGCAAGGACGAGATCCTTTCCATGTACCTGAGCCGGGCGCCCATGGGCGGCATCGTGCAGGGCGTGGAGATGGCCTCGCGCCTGTGGCTGGGCAAGTCGGCGCGCAACCTCAGCGCCGCCGAGGCCGCGCTGCTGACGGCGCTGCCGCAGGCGCCCACCCGCCTGCGCCCGGACCGCCATCCCGAGGCCGCCCGCCAGGCCCGCGACAAGGTGCTGGACCGCATGGTCGAACTGGGCCGCTGGAGCCGCGCCGAGGTCGCCGACGCCAAGATAGAAACCGTGGCCGCGCCGCCGCTGCGCTCGCGCTGGCTGGCGCCCCTGGCGGCGCAGCGCCTGCTGCGCGAGGCCCGGCCGCCGGGCGGCCGCCGCGACAAGCGCCCGCCGGTGCTGGCCAGCAACCTGGACGTCGAAATCCAGGACCGGGTCGAACAGATGCTGCTGGACCGCGTCGACAGCCTGCCGCCCAAGGTCTCGATGGCCGTGCTGGTCATGGACAACGACAGCCTGGCGGTGAAGGCCTATGCCGGTTCGGCCGACTTTTCGGACGATAGCCGCTACGCCCACGTGGACATGGTGACGGCGATCCGCTCGCCGGGCTCCACGCTCAAGCCTTTCCTGTACGGCCTGGCGCTGGACGACGGCCTGATCCACTCGGAAAGCCTGCTGATGGACGTGCCCATGTCCTTCGGCGGCTACGCGCCAGGCAATTTCCAGGCCTCGTTTTCCGGTCCGGTCAGCGTGTCGCAGGCCTTGCAGCGTTCCCTGAACGTGCCGGCGGTGGACCTGCTGGACCGGGTCGGGCCGGCCCATTTCGCATCGGTTATGCTAGGCGGCGGCGTCCGTTTGCGCATGCCGGCCGGCGCCGTCCCCAATCTGAGCTTGATTTTGGGCGGAGGCGGCACCACCTTGGAAGAACTGGTGGGCGCCTACCGCGCGCTGGCGCGGGGCGGCTTGTCCGGCAAGCCGCGCCTGCGGCCGGACGAGCCGCGCGTCGAGTCCCGTATGATGAGCGCCGGCGCGGCGTGGATCGTGCGGGACATCCTGGAAGGCGGGGGACACCCCGACCGGCCTTTCTACCAGGCCCAGTCCGGCGCGCCGGGCAAGCGGCTTGCGTGGAAGACCGGCACCAGTTTCGGATTCCGCGATGCCTGGGCGGTGGGCGTCACGGACAACTGGACCATAGGCGTCTGGGTGGGGCGGCCGGACGGCACGCCCAATCCCGGATATTTCGGGGCCAATGTGGCCGCGCCTTTGTTACAGGACATTGTTTCGGCCTTGCCGGACGGGCCGCAGCGGGAACGCGTGCGGCCGGATACGGTCAAGGCGGTAGTGACTTGCTGGCCCCTGGGCCTGCGCCTGGGCAGCGTGCTCGACGGCACCTGCCCCGAGCAGCGGCCGGCCTGGGCATTGAACGATACCGTTCCGCCGACCTTCGCCGGTTATGCGGACGGCGCGCAGGCTCCCCTGCGCTTGACGGGCCTGTCCAACGGCTCGGTGCTGCGGCCGGTGCCGGGCGCCGGGCAGGTGGCGGTGGACGTCGATGCGCAAGGGACCGAGGGGGATATTTGGTGGATGCTCGATGGGCGCGTGCTGGGGCATGGCCCGGCGGGTCGTCCGTTCAGGGTAATGTTGGCGCAAGACGGTCGTTATACGCTTACGGTCATGGACAGCCGGGGGCGTTACGATCGGGTAGGTTTTGAAATTGCTGGCGTTACCGCCCGATAGGCATAGAATATGTCTTGTGTTTATGTCCGCTTCGATGCGTTATGGAGGAAGCGTGATTTCCCAAGAGCTTGAAGTCAGCCTGCATATGGCTTTTGTCGAGGCCCGTTCGGCTCGTCACGAATTTATTACCGTTGAACATCTGTTGCTTTCCTTGCTGGATAACGCATCGGCTGTCGAAGTGTTGCGCGCGTGCGCGGCGAACCTGGACGATCTGCGCCGTAACCTGCGCCAATTCGTTTCGGAAAATACGCCCGTCATCCCGAGCGGCGCGGAAGTGGATACGCAGCCCACGCTGGGTTTCCAGCGGGTGATCCAGCGCGCGATCATGCACGTTTCGGCGGGCGGCACCGGCAAGAAACCGGTCACCGGCGCCAATGTGCTGGTGGCCATTTTCGGTGAAAAGGATTCGCACGCCGTCTACTACCTGCAACAGCAGGGCGTGACTCGCCTGGACGTGGTCAATTTCCTGTCGCACGGCATCACCAAGCAGCCGCAGGTCGAATCGGCCGCGACGCAGAAGGAACAGCAGCCCAATCCCGAGGAACAGGGCGAATCGCGCCAGTCCCCGCTGGATCAATACGCCAACGACCTGAACGCCGCCGCGCTGGCGGGCCGCATCGATCCGCTGATCGGCCGCGAGTCCGAAGTCGAGCGCGTGATCCAGGTGTTGTGCCGCCGCCGCAAGAACAATCCCTTGCTGGTGGGCGAGGCCGGCGTCGGCAAGACCGCCATCGCCGAAGGCCTGGCCTGGCGCATCACGCGCGGCGAGGTGCCGGAGGTCCTGCAATCGGCCCAGGTCTATGCCCTGGACATGGGCGCCTTGCTGGCGGGCACCAAATATCGCGGCGATTTCGAACAGCGCCTGAAGGGCGTGCTGAAGCAGTTGCGCGGCAACCCCGACGCCATCCTGTTCATCGACGAAATCCATACCCTGATCGGCGCCGGCTCGGCGTCGGGCGGTACGCTGGACGCGTCCAACCTGCTCAAGCCGGCCCTTTCCTCGGGCCAGCTCAAGTGCATCGGCGCGACCACCTACACCGAATACCGCGGCGTGTTCGAGAAGGACCACGCGCTGTCGCGCCGTTTCCAGAAGATCGACGTCAGCGAGCCCAGCGTGGAGCAGACCGTACAGATCCTGCGCGGCCTGAAGACGCGGTTCGAGGAGCACCATAACGTGCGCTACTCGTCCGCCGCCCTGCTGGCCGCGGCCGAGCTGTCGGCGCGCCACATCAACGACCGCCATCTGCCGGACAAGGCCATCGACGTCATCGACGAGGCCGGCGCCGCGCAGCGGCTGCTGCCGCGCTCGCGCCAGAAGAAGGTCATCGGCAAGGTGGACATCGAGAACATCGTGTCCAAGATCGCGCGCATTCCGCCGCAATCGGTGTCCAACGACGATCGCAGCAAGCTGGCGACGCTGGACCGCGACCTGAAGACGGTGGTGTTCGGCCAGGACAATGCCATCGAGGCCCTGGCGGCCGCCATCAAGATGGCGCGCTCGGGCCTGGGCAAGCCGGAAAAACCCATCGGCGCCTTCCTGTTCTCCGGCCCGACCGGCGTCGGCAAGACCGAGGTCGCGCGCCAACTGGCGTTCACGCTGGGGGTGGAGCTGCTGCGCTTCGACATGTCGGAGTACATGGAGCGCCATGCCGTCTCGCGCCTGATCGGCGCGCCGCCGGGATACGTGGGCTTCGACCAGGGCGGGCTGCTGACCGAGGCCATCAACAAGCAGCCGCATTGCGTGCTGCTGCTCGATGAAATCGAAAAGGCGCACCCGGACGTCTTCAACATCCTGCTGCAGGTGATGGACCACGGCACGTTGACGGACAACAACGGGCGCAAGGCCGATTTCCGCAATGTCATCCTGATCATGACGACCAACGCCGGCGCGGAAACGCTGAACCGGCCGTCCATCGGCTTCGCCAATGCCCGCGTGGCCGGCGACGAGATGGCGGAAATCAAGCGCATGTTCACGCCCGAGTTCCGCAACCGCCTGGACGCCATCATCCCGTTCGCGCCGCTGTCGCGCGAAATCATCCTGCGGGTGGTCGACAAGTTCCTCATGCAACTGGAAGACCAGTTGCACGAGCGCCGGGTCGAGGCGGTCTTCACCGACGCCTTGCGCGAGCATCTGGCGAAGGAAGGCTTCGATCCCCTCATGGGCGCACGTCCCATGCAGCGGCTGATCCAGGACACCATCCGCCGCGCGCTGGCCGACGAACTGCTGTTCGGCAAGCTGGTCGACGGCGGGACGGTGACGGTGGACCTGGATGCCGAGGGCAAGGTCGTGCTGTCCTATGGCGAGAAGCCGTCGTCGGATACGCCGGACGCGCAGGAAGTGGCGCTGGCCGACTGATGACCGCTGACCAGTGACGCCTGACTGATGACCCGTTTGCGGCCTTTGATTGCCTGCGAACACTGCGCGAGCATTTATCGCAGGCATGATCTCGATCCGGGCGAGGTCGCCAGTTGCGGCCGCTGCGGCACCACCCTGTGGCGCTACAGCGGCCTGACGCTGGCTTCCTGGCTGGCCCTGGCGGTGACGGCCTCCATCGTCTTCATGATCGCCAATGCCTATCCGGTGGCGATCATGCAGGTGCAGGGGATGGAGCAGCAGGCCTCGCTACTCGACGCGATCACCGTGACCTGGGAGCAGGACCATTGGGCGGTCGCGCTGATGACCGGCGCGGCGGGCTTCGCCCTGCCCATGGCGCAACTGATCCTGCTGATGTGGGTGCTGTATCCCTTGTCGCGCGGGCGCCTGCCGCCCGCTT contains:
- the pcaF gene encoding 3-oxoadipyl-CoA thiolase, which translates into the protein MTEQAFICDAIRTPFGRYGGALSAVRADDLGAVPIKALMARNTGVQWDELDDIIFGCANQAGEDNRNVARMASLLAGLPVGVPGSTINRLCGSGLDALGTAARAIRAGETRLMLAGGVESMSRAPFVMGKAETAFSRNAAIYDTTIGWRFVNKLMKAQYGVDAMPETAENVADDFKISREDQDIFALASQEKAVKAQQSGFFDTELTPVSVPQKKGDPVLVDKDEHPRSTSLEALARLKGVVREGGSVTAGNASGVNDGAAALLLASESALSRHGLKPRARVVGMATAGVPPRIMGMGPAPATRKVLALTGLTLEQMDVIELNEAFAAQGLAVLRDLGIADNDPRVNPNGGAIALGHPLGASGARLATTAVNQLERSGGRYALCTMCIGVGQGIAVILERV
- a CDS encoding DUF192 domain-containing protein yields the protein MHTSAAPSPTRSSFKRGRGAAMAALLFAFAATFTAGAGAARAEEITAAQPTLRTVQLAAGIHVIHAEIANTEDSRRRGLMFRKSLEANDGMLFVFDDPDLQCFWMHNTPLPLSIAFIADDGTIVNVADMAPETDDTHCSKKPVRYALEMAQGWFNDHGIGAGKKIDGLP
- a CDS encoding cold-shock protein, whose amino-acid sequence is MSDTTATAVQGDNPKATGTVKWFNDAKGFGFITPDDGGEDLFAHFSSIQMNGFKTLKEGQKVSFEIIQGPKGKQALNITSA
- the clpS gene encoding ATP-dependent Clp protease adapter ClpS, producing MSTSMDTQHDLVVEKEAARTAPPPMYQVVLLNDDYTPMEFVVKVLQKFFGKNQEEATRIMLQVHHEGRGVCGVYPRDVAATRIAQVGQYARAKQHPLQCVMEPV
- a CDS encoding alpha-2-macroglobulin family protein, with the protein product MGEGFSVSKNKGVLGAVAAVVIVLLVAVVMFLKRSPEPPAPAAQPSSAPTAAPAASGTVTPAAPAAPAAPALPSTATVGAADPFGTLSCKARQYADSLSLAVTFTQPVDRKSELSRFIEVIDTGPLKSGDAAQAASDGASKAKAATAATDSGKTVQGSWTVGDNPRMIYFPYVVPQHRYVIRLRADLPGAGDKVTLGSPAHCDVETEAMPPSFYFASKGVVLPAGQNGGLPVTTVNMPEVDVQFLRIAPERVPEFFDAVVGNRGSANDDDDDERDYNDYYGNRSLKGLVSSWDLERLTSLSTSVYQGRFLTDDKPNRSHVTFLPVEGIKELQEPGIYIAVMSQPGHFREEYQTTYFYVSDIGLHARRYANRIEAYTVSLKQGQAISGDTVELIDASGKTLAKAAADAQGHVRFDGSFDKARVIRASRGKEMTVLSLGDPALDLSEFDIQGLPSVDNNLFVYAGRDLYRPGETFNVSVLPRDADGRPLSGAPLTATIKRPDGRTVQTALWSPDKDGPSYVRHAIELPLDAQTGTWMLELRVDPAARRADATWPFKVEEFLPERMKLSLQADDGPLGPGDPLDIDVQGDYLYGAPAAGNRLLSSFTVKRDRFAQAQKWPGFIFGDVNDDSIKHYEELPESQLDDKGHGAIEVDTSNYKDASSPLKVRVSASLLESGGRPVVRSIERSIWPADKLIAVRPLFDDDVAREGAPANFEVIRVDGKGEPAPLAQAQVRLYKEERRYYWRYDDQRGWNSGYTDTEELVDSRVVALQGRLPMSLPVNYGRYRLEINDPETKQTLKYRFYAGWGAQDDEAAGNRPDRVQMKLENVPAKPGDKVKLTLTPPHDGQALVTVEGDRMLWSTWVAAKATGTEVEIPIDPAWKRHDLYVGAVVFRPGSAGDRVTPARAVGLAYLPLQAEGRKLDVHLTAPAKVQPETRTTVKIKVDGAANKKATVTLSAVDVGILNIDQFQTPDPFNFFFGKHRYAPDLLDMYGKLIEKMDGTQGRLKWGGDAAMRGDTKTLPKKVKLVDLFSGPVTLDDKGEAEIPLDLPDFNGTLRLMAVAFTNEQYGNAEAEMVVAAPIVAELSTPRFVTPGDEAAIALDVTNLSGATRKVTVKLEANDPLAIADGERTVTLKDKQRTTVRFTATTSGSYGLGLMRLTVDGEGGDKPVHIVRESVLQVQPAQAAERQVRRLRLMPGETSATQADWVAKYYPDSTTVSLTMSTEPPFNVARLVHDLLAYPYGCTEQTVSATLPWLLMDAETAKRYDVDRFSPTLRQEKVDGALARLSGMRASNGSYSLWGGDSGSRDIWLTAYATGFMQDARDRGFTVPDATIERSRNWLLQQVQQTGSSFGTWSANLKRGVEAGRVGSNELNVLREDHRRFAGLAAAALVLARDGKAPLSTVRQLYDNYQERARSPLPLVQLAAAFKLMGDEGRMKAALDQAMTRQYGMAFISGSSAYVDEWMGDYGTAVRDLALSYALMAQYDLRHDRRETLLTDLASRLGGRSYFSTQEQMALLLAARAAGGKQNSPWEMTLANGTVRKVVQATGDQTVSLRAGDMGGLQLVNSGSQPVFAELDIQGSSVNPPAPRADVIRVQRRWYRPDGTAWDGGTLQTGDMLVAWIRADATRRIPEGLVIDRVPAGLEVENLNLTQNPDMNDWTIGGRRVADALSNPNIKHTEFRDDRYVAAVSLGSGAVDIFYLLRVVTPGKFAVPSTVAEDMYRPELRGVGDQWSKIEVRDRTARAK